Proteins co-encoded in one Candidatus Korarchaeum sp. genomic window:
- a CDS encoding prefoldin subunit — MPSDEYLQAKAEEILAELNQVLVQLATLRAEYNSVNEAIRRLERLPEVDEIFERVGVLYIRRDRDSVLLDLKAAKETLEATIKSLEKKERDLRETLSRVTGSTQSS, encoded by the coding sequence ATGCCATCAGACGAGTACCTTCAGGCGAAGGCCGAGGAGATATTAGCTGAGTTGAATCAGGTTTTAGTTCAATTAGCGACGCTCAGAGCTGAGTATAACTCAGTAAATGAGGCAATAAGGAGGCTCGAGAGACTCCCAGAAGTGGATGAGATATTCGAGAGGGTCGGAGTGCTCTACATAAGGAGGGACAGGGACTCCGTGCTCCTAGATCTGAAGGCGGCTAAGGAGACTCTAGAAGCTACGATAAAATCCCTTGAGAAGAAGGAGAGGGACCTCAGGGAGACTTTGAGCAGAGTAACTGGCTCTACTCAAAGTAGCTGA